Proteins encoded together in one Paracoccus sp. SMMA_5_TC window:
- the mltG gene encoding endolytic transglycosylase MltG, with protein MIWRHIASNFLTLLVVLLVAAAAAIAWAKHQYNAPGPATVAACVRVAPGASLSAVSEQLAEQGVVSNAYIFRAGADYAGKARDLKYGSYLMPPGASMADVVKAITAGGPSTCGTEVVFRVGVRENSVILRDLDPQTGVFAEQAKYDPAKEPAPEAIAAAEQKPDARLRILIAEGVTSWQVVEGLRQAGFLAGDVRAVPPEGSLAPDTYDVTRGAERAKLLEEMSQRQSRILADAWERRAPGLPYQTPEEALIMASIIEKETAVPDERRVVASVFVNRLRQGMRLETDPTVIYGITNGQGVLDRGIRASELRRRTPYNTYQIDGLPPTPIANPGKAAIEAALNPEDTQYVFFVADGSGGHAFARTLDEHNRNVARWREIERQRGQPLSPVQGD; from the coding sequence ATGATCTGGCGCCACATCGCCTCGAATTTCCTGACGCTGCTGGTGGTGTTGCTGGTGGCGGCAGCGGCGGCGATTGCTTGGGCCAAGCATCAATACAACGCCCCCGGCCCGGCGACGGTGGCGGCCTGCGTGCGGGTGGCACCTGGCGCCAGCCTGAGCGCGGTCAGCGAACAGCTGGCCGAGCAGGGCGTGGTGTCCAATGCCTATATCTTTCGCGCCGGCGCCGATTACGCCGGCAAGGCGCGCGACCTGAAATACGGATCCTATCTGATGCCGCCCGGCGCCAGCATGGCCGATGTGGTCAAGGCGATCACGGCAGGCGGTCCCAGCACCTGCGGCACCGAGGTGGTGTTCCGCGTGGGTGTGCGTGAAAACTCGGTCATCCTGCGCGATCTGGACCCGCAGACCGGGGTTTTTGCCGAACAGGCGAAATACGATCCCGCCAAGGAACCCGCGCCTGAGGCGATAGCCGCCGCCGAGCAGAAGCCCGACGCCCGGCTGCGCATCCTGATCGCCGAAGGGGTGACCAGCTGGCAGGTGGTCGAGGGGTTGCGCCAGGCCGGTTTCCTGGCCGGCGATGTGCGCGCCGTGCCGCCCGAAGGCAGCCTTGCCCCCGACACCTATGACGTGACCCGCGGCGCCGAGCGCGCCAAGCTGCTGGAGGAAATGAGCCAGCGCCAGTCGCGAATCCTTGCCGATGCCTGGGAACGACGCGCGCCCGGTCTGCCCTATCAGACACCCGAGGAAGCGCTGATCATGGCGTCGATCATCGAGAAGGAGACGGCAGTGCCGGACGAAAGGCGCGTCGTCGCCAGCGTCTTTGTCAACCGCTTGCGCCAGGGCATGCGGCTGGAAACCGATCCGACGGTGATCTATGGCATCACCAACGGTCAGGGGGTGCTTGATCGCGGCATCCGCGCCAGCGAATTGCGCCGTCGCACACCTTACAACACCTATCAGATCGACGGCCTGCCGCCGACGCCGATCGCCAATCCCGGCAAGGCCGCGATCGAGGCGGCGCTGAACCCCGAGGATACGCAATACGTGTTCTTTGTGGCCGATGGTTCGGGCGGGCACGCATTCGCCCGCACGCTTGATGAACACAATCGCAACGTGGCCCGCTGGCGCGAGATCGAAAGACAGCGCGGTCAGCCGTTGTCGCCGGTTCAGGGCGACTGA